One genomic window of Caldivirga maquilingensis IC-167 includes the following:
- a CDS encoding alpha-mannosidase, protein MVTRSIEELGARLVFVIASSFRNITPLNWDTVGDGRFKLSVNAGNSSELIVIGYRGSALVRLNGKPYFELDGYHKAIPLPSGSHTVEAEFTPYAAFGELVGINAGKPYLVTRDYSALRFWAYASSTLELARIINDDAVKVELLKALTEAFRKIPFTSVSREQLILAAELYGMPWSERINQTITQDLDYVFTEASGGNFDEALNVLRGRLNALLPKFGKGGLLTGLAHAHIDTAWLWNFDETRRKVLRTFATVVSLMRRFNFTYMQSAALYYQWLLEDDPELFNEVKRLVNEGRWILGAGWVEADANVLSGESWARQMLYSQRFYMRHFGRVAEVLWLPDTFGFNQTLPQIARLSGVKLFATHKVYWNDTNKFPYNVFNWVGPDGDKLPAVTFGNGRGGYNSDFTVASVLEQWRNWVDKDYPMLYSYGYGDGGGGPTVEMLLRAEAINELPILPKVDLVTGISKYLDAKPINEWRGELYLETHRGTLTSHSKMKLLNRKCEIALREAELWSALAGTYDAVKFSELWKTLLKDQFHDVLPGSAIREVYQKVVYQELEQVIKEANEIAVEAARRIAGEGEALLAFNSLPWDRVDYVVVNEPVEGGQRIDEGYLIRVKVPSVGYATVRHIEPSEPVRITEDSDGYVMENRLIKVRLSKNGRLLSVIDKGSGRELLREPSNVLVAYENMPGWSDAWDIEKGYEETSFTLNASESSVESRGPLMASVKFKYDFRRSSIIQEVRLYADSKRLDFKTTIKLIDRELLYKAWFHFDLNTDEAYFDAPYTPIKRPTVTNTSWDLARFEVPMHKWVSLSECCFGAALLNDGKYAVSVKGSSVGVTLAKTPIFPDPSTDLEEVTFTYSLMPHGGDLIEVHRAAWELNAPMLVIKGRPGEASLIRLRPSNLTLEAVKVSEDDSKALVIRVSELINGRGIGELELPFKPSEAYETNLIETTRSSDGIEVTGSIVRFRYGNRQVKSIIVKW, encoded by the coding sequence ATGGTTACTAGGTCTATTGAGGAATTAGGCGCAAGGTTAGTGTTCGTAATCGCCAGTTCATTCCGAAACATAACGCCACTCAACTGGGATACGGTTGGTGATGGGAGGTTTAAGCTAAGTGTTAATGCAGGTAATTCAAGTGAATTAATCGTTATTGGTTATAGGGGTAGTGCTTTAGTTAGGCTTAATGGTAAGCCTTACTTTGAACTGGATGGGTACCATAAGGCCATTCCCCTACCCAGTGGTTCACATACCGTGGAGGCTGAATTCACACCCTACGCAGCATTCGGTGAATTAGTGGGTATTAATGCCGGTAAACCCTACCTGGTTACTAGGGATTACTCAGCGTTGAGGTTTTGGGCGTATGCCTCAAGCACCCTTGAATTAGCCAGGATTATTAATGATGATGCAGTTAAGGTGGAGTTACTTAAGGCCTTAACGGAGGCCTTCAGGAAGATTCCCTTCACAAGCGTCTCAAGGGAGCAGTTAATACTTGCAGCTGAACTATACGGTATGCCTTGGAGTGAGAGAATTAACCAAACCATAACCCAGGACTTAGACTACGTTTTCACTGAGGCAAGTGGCGGTAACTTCGATGAGGCCCTTAATGTTTTAAGGGGCCGGCTTAATGCCCTTTTACCTAAGTTCGGTAAGGGTGGTTTACTCACTGGTCTTGCCCACGCCCATATTGATACCGCCTGGTTGTGGAATTTTGATGAGACTAGGCGTAAGGTTCTCAGGACCTTCGCCACCGTTGTCTCATTAATGAGGAGGTTTAACTTCACTTACATGCAGAGTGCAGCCCTATACTACCAGTGGCTTCTTGAGGATGATCCGGAATTATTCAATGAGGTTAAGAGACTTGTTAATGAGGGTAGGTGGATTCTCGGCGCCGGTTGGGTTGAGGCTGATGCTAATGTGCTTAGTGGTGAATCATGGGCTAGGCAAATGCTTTATAGTCAAAGATTCTACATGAGGCACTTCGGCAGGGTGGCTGAAGTACTATGGCTACCGGACACCTTTGGATTCAATCAAACGTTACCGCAAATAGCGAGGTTAAGTGGGGTAAAGTTATTTGCAACGCATAAAGTGTACTGGAATGATACAAATAAGTTCCCATACAATGTCTTTAATTGGGTTGGACCAGATGGAGATAAGTTACCTGCAGTAACCTTCGGTAACGGTAGGGGTGGTTACAATAGTGACTTCACAGTGGCCAGTGTCCTTGAGCAGTGGAGGAATTGGGTTGATAAGGATTACCCAATGCTATACAGCTACGGTTACGGTGACGGTGGCGGTGGACCAACAGTGGAGATGCTGCTTAGGGCTGAGGCCATTAATGAATTACCAATACTACCTAAGGTTGATTTAGTAACCGGCATATCCAAGTACCTTGATGCTAAACCAATCAATGAGTGGAGGGGTGAATTATACTTAGAAACCCATAGAGGCACATTAACCTCCCACTCCAAGATGAAGCTCCTTAATAGGAAGTGCGAGATTGCCTTAAGGGAGGCTGAGCTCTGGAGTGCATTAGCAGGCACCTATGATGCGGTTAAATTCAGTGAACTCTGGAAGACTCTACTCAAGGATCAATTCCACGATGTGTTACCGGGATCAGCAATAAGGGAAGTTTACCAGAAGGTTGTTTACCAGGAGTTAGAGCAGGTGATAAAGGAGGCTAATGAAATAGCCGTGGAGGCGGCTAGGAGGATTGCAGGTGAAGGTGAAGCCCTATTAGCCTTCAATTCACTACCATGGGATAGGGTTGACTACGTGGTTGTTAATGAACCAGTTGAGGGTGGTCAAAGGATTGATGAAGGGTACTTGATCAGGGTTAAGGTACCCAGTGTGGGTTACGCCACGGTTAGGCATATTGAACCCAGTGAACCAGTGAGGATTACTGAGGATTCTGATGGATACGTTATGGAGAATAGGTTAATTAAGGTTAGGCTTAGTAAGAATGGTAGACTCCTCAGCGTGATTGATAAGGGGAGTGGTAGGGAGTTACTAAGGGAGCCCAGTAATGTACTGGTGGCTTACGAGAATATGCCTGGTTGGAGTGATGCATGGGATATTGAGAAGGGTTATGAGGAAACCAGCTTCACCCTAAACGCCTCAGAGTCCAGTGTTGAATCAAGGGGCCCATTAATGGCTTCAGTTAAGTTTAAGTATGACTTTAGGCGTAGTAGCATTATTCAGGAGGTTAGGCTCTACGCAGACTCAAAGAGGCTCGACTTCAAGACAACCATTAAGCTTATTGACAGGGAGTTACTGTATAAGGCCTGGTTCCACTTCGACTTAAACACTGATGAAGCCTACTTCGATGCACCATACACACCCATTAAGAGACCCACCGTCACTAACACCTCATGGGATTTAGCCCGCTTCGAGGTTCCAATGCATAAGTGGGTTAGCCTCAGTGAATGCTGCTTCGGTGCGGCGCTCCTTAATGACGGTAAGTACGCCGTTAGCGTTAAGGGCTCCAGTGTAGGTGTTACACTCGCCAAGACCCCAATATTCCCAGACCCCTCCACTGACCTTGAGGAGGTTACCTTCACGTATAGTTTAATGCCTCATGGAGGCGACTTAATTGAGGTTCATAGAGCCGCCTGGGAGCTTAACGCACCAATGCTGGTTATTAAGGGTAGGCCAGGTGAGGCTAGCTTAATTAGGCTTAGGCCAAGTAACCTAACGCTTGAGGCAGTGAAGGTGAGTGAGGATGATTCAAAGGCCTTGGTGATTAGGGTGAGTGAGTTAATTAATGGTAGGGGTATTGGTGAATTAGAGTTACCGTTTAAGCCCAGTGAGGCCTATGAGACTAACCTAATAGAAACCACTAGAAGCAGTGATGGCATTGAGGTTACTGGGAGCATTGTGAGGTTTAGGTATGGGAATAGGCAGGTGAAGTCAATTATAGTTAAGTGGTGA
- a CDS encoding adenylate kinase family protein, which yields MKILVTGVAKSGKSTILGILSELGYKVINASDLLLGSGCVKWNEDYQSFDITDKDCAADLVNKSILNCGVNCALESIAYELVDPGYVDLVMVIRRDPIQLYEEYSRLGWPCVKIFNNTVSEVTGSHVNDIESLFNGKVRQLVFTGNIDELRGKVLMVINNKLSEEVDWLVKYGGDERLHSILMSIEACLTT from the coding sequence GTGAAGATTCTTGTTACTGGTGTTGCTAAGTCAGGTAAGTCAACAATCCTAGGAATACTGTCTGAATTAGGGTATAAGGTAATTAATGCATCAGACCTACTACTGGGTAGTGGTTGCGTTAAGTGGAATGAGGATTACCAGTCATTTGACATCACTGATAAGGACTGTGCAGCGGACTTGGTTAATAAGTCTATCTTAAACTGCGGCGTCAACTGCGCCCTAGAGTCCATTGCCTATGAGCTAGTGGACCCCGGCTACGTGGACTTGGTTATGGTGATTAGGCGTGACCCAATTCAACTATATGAGGAGTACAGTAGGTTAGGGTGGCCCTGTGTGAAGATTTTCAATAATACTGTTAGTGAAGTCACTGGTTCCCACGTTAATGATATTGAGTCGCTGTTTAATGGTAAGGTTAGGCAATTGGTTTTCACGGGTAATATTGATGAATTAAGGGGCAAGGTCCTCATGGTTATTAACAATAAGTTAAGTGAGGAGGTGGATTGGTTAGTGAAGTATGGTGGTGATGAGAGGCTTCACTCAATATTAATGAGTATTGAAGCCTGCCTCACCACTTAA
- a CDS encoding ATPase domain-containing protein, giving the protein MLYYDIEPTGIPGLDEVIGGGLIRGRTYLVTGETGVGKTLFSLSFLINGYRLGEPGIYVSVDETYEQFVNGALRFGWDINALTRTGFFRVLVPEMDILDTIREKDPSVVARMMVESIAEYAASIGAKRLVIDPIAPLVAMEKDVQVLREYIRELVMGIERKIQATSLITTEVPAGSRAISRYGVEEFLATGVFILGLARTNDGFKRYLFIRKMRWQPIQPAVYEFTIESGMGVVVKGPLKGVYIPYMSQAPIVLEEEV; this is encoded by the coding sequence ATGCTGTATTACGATATTGAACCAACAGGGATACCAGGGCTGGATGAGGTTATTGGCGGTGGCTTGATTAGAGGTAGAACCTACCTGGTTACCGGGGAGACCGGGGTAGGTAAGACCCTATTCTCACTATCATTCCTAATCAATGGTTATAGGCTTGGGGAACCTGGAATATATGTTTCAGTTGATGAGACTTATGAACAATTCGTTAATGGCGCATTGAGGTTTGGCTGGGATATTAATGCATTAACTAGGACCGGCTTCTTCAGGGTACTGGTTCCTGAAATGGATATACTAGATACCATTAGGGAGAAGGATCCATCAGTGGTTGCTAGAATGATGGTTGAATCCATTGCAGAGTACGCAGCCTCAATTGGCGCTAAGAGACTGGTCATAGATCCCATTGCTCCGTTAGTTGCCATGGAGAAGGATGTACAGGTACTTAGGGAGTATATTAGGGAATTGGTTATGGGCATTGAGAGGAAGATCCAAGCCACGTCATTAATAACCACTGAGGTTCCCGCTGGTTCAAGGGCCATATCTAGGTATGGTGTCGAGGAGTTCCTTGCCACAGGGGTTTTCATACTTGGGTTAGCTAGGACTAATGATGGTTTTAAGAGGTACTTATTCATTAGGAAGATGAGGTGGCAGCCTATTCAACCAGCGGTCTACGAATTCACAATAGAGAGCGGCATGGGGGTTGTGGTTAAGGGTCCATTAAAGGGAGTCTACATACCCTACATGTCCCAGGCACCAATAGTGCTTGAGGAGGAGGTTTAA
- a CDS encoding MFS transporter, protein MMQEGKGKDRATILGLTSIGHFINDGNTWLIPGIILPVLSEMGVNYAVIGLLSALYSAISALASPLVPLSIKWLGGHMKAMALGMFLWAFAIGLSSIGFLIHDLPLVYVGVVLAGVGAAYYHPIGSALLSATYGGTAGSALGVNGAFGSLGRTLYPLIGSLLIFAGSVSEAYNLWVLAFITFIVGLSVLLYGVYRFDVHAYGKSTSRSDPSSNSMTLKVSVMLIILLFIITLLRNTAGQGVQTFLGIYINKVLGIKLSVTYGEVLSMILASAIVGQPVLGWLSDKVGRRFMASLSTFAFAVLFIIFIYTGNLIAVFLAMLFVFSNFPLIMAVLGDLFPREQVSWATSIIWNGAVTGGNVLGSLITGLLAQYYEPIYGEVGALEHALLIVLILAFISSALWVVVPKPPKRSRIPLFG, encoded by the coding sequence ATGATGCAGGAGGGGAAGGGTAAAGATAGGGCCACTATACTTGGATTAACATCAATCGGTCATTTTATTAATGATGGTAATACATGGTTAATACCAGGTATAATACTACCAGTACTTAGTGAAATGGGTGTTAACTACGCTGTAATAGGCTTATTATCAGCATTATACTCAGCTATATCCGCATTAGCAAGTCCATTAGTGCCGTTAAGCATTAAGTGGCTTGGCGGTCATATGAAGGCAATGGCCCTCGGCATGTTCCTATGGGCGTTCGCAATCGGCCTATCGTCAATCGGCTTCCTAATCCATGATCTACCCTTAGTTTATGTAGGTGTAGTGTTAGCTGGAGTTGGTGCAGCTTACTATCACCCAATTGGTAGTGCGCTACTATCCGCCACATACGGTGGAACAGCTGGTTCAGCATTAGGGGTAAATGGTGCATTCGGTAGCCTCGGTAGAACGCTTTACCCATTAATAGGTTCATTACTCATATTCGCGGGATCCGTTAGTGAGGCTTATAATCTGTGGGTGTTGGCCTTTATTACGTTTATTGTTGGGCTTTCAGTACTACTCTATGGTGTATATAGGTTTGATGTCCATGCCTATGGGAAAAGCACCAGTAGGAGTGATCCATCCAGTAATTCCATGACGCTTAAAGTATCTGTAATGTTGATAATCCTACTCTTCATAATCACATTACTAAGAAACACAGCGGGTCAAGGTGTTCAGACGTTCCTCGGCATATACATAAATAAGGTGCTTGGCATTAAACTGAGTGTAACGTATGGGGAGGTTCTTTCAATGATCCTAGCCTCAGCTATAGTTGGACAGCCGGTACTCGGTTGGTTAAGTGATAAGGTGGGTAGGAGGTTTATGGCTTCGCTCTCAACCTTCGCATTCGCCGTACTCTTCATTATTTTCATATATACGGGTAATTTAATTGCAGTGTTCTTAGCAATGCTCTTCGTCTTCAGTAATTTCCCATTAATAATGGCGGTGCTTGGTGACTTATTCCCAAGGGAGCAGGTTAGTTGGGCTACTTCAATAATATGGAATGGTGCAGTGACTGGAGGTAATGTGCTTGGTTCTCTAATAACTGGTTTACTTGCTCAATACTATGAACCAATATACGGTGAGGTTGGTGCCCTTGAGCATGCATTACTCATAGTGCTTATACTAGCCTTCATATCCAGTGCCCTTTGGGTAGTTGTACCTAAACCACCGAAGAGGAGTAGGATTCCGCTTTTCGGTTAA
- a CDS encoding ADP-ribose-binding protein, whose translation MPRFKFPNGVVVELMKGDITTLEVDAIVNAANPYLEHGGGVAGAIVRRGGWMIQEESREWVKKHGPVPVGGVAVTGAGRLKARYIIHTVGPRCGIEPIEKLNDAVVNSLRKAEELNIVSIAFPAISTGVFGCPYDEAARIMAKAIRREAPGLRSVRLIIICLYDDEAFNVFSGVFNEELKEFKESKD comes from the coding sequence ATGCCTAGGTTTAAGTTCCCTAATGGTGTGGTTGTTGAGTTAATGAAGGGGGATATTACTACCCTTGAGGTTGATGCCATAGTTAATGCCGCTAACCCGTACCTTGAACACGGTGGCGGTGTAGCTGGGGCAATTGTTAGGAGGGGTGGTTGGATGATTCAGGAGGAGTCGAGGGAGTGGGTTAAGAAGCATGGCCCAGTACCAGTTGGTGGTGTTGCGGTCACTGGGGCTGGTAGGTTGAAGGCAAGGTACATTATTCACACCGTTGGCCCAAGATGCGGCATTGAACCTATTGAGAAGCTTAATGATGCTGTAGTTAACTCATTGAGGAAGGCTGAGGAATTGAATATCGTGAGTATAGCATTCCCAGCCATTAGTACAGGGGTCTTCGGTTGCCCCTATGATGAGGCCGCTAGGATAATGGCCAAAGCCATAAGGCGTGAGGCACCTGGATTGAGGAGTGTCAGGTTGATAATAATATGTCTTTACGATGATGAGGCATTTAATGTATTCAGCGGTGTATTTAATGAGGAGCTTAAGGAATTTAAGGAATCTAAGGATTAA
- a CDS encoding CBS domain-containing protein: protein MLSELIQESPVVVNAKDRLSSIIPKMRELRIHTAPVVNDSSKLIGVIDYRDLLRRKAPLGSRASSVMLPPHSISLNSDIDNVVRKFYETRLREYPVIDNNGKLIGILTRSRLLTAIKDQLPANAKVGDYMTKPVLTITPSDNVAKARWLMIKHGISRLPVVDGNRLVGVVSLTDLIEKIYYVSMPRRSRRGDFSGEEEFLAAPVSSIMTTQVYSIGSDKPLTKAVDLMVSKGVTGLIVTDDGGVVGVLSGSDVLKAYMDSKKIILPIQARIEINNDAKPLIEKVINNHLEKISKLVNVVDFKVDIRARDSGKRYEVTVRLKDDKELHTATAEDRDPVSAIREAMDKIMQSIIKNVSKARDTKRRSRIQE from the coding sequence ATGTTGAGTGAACTTATTCAAGAGTCACCAGTGGTGGTTAATGCTAAGGACAGGTTATCCTCAATAATACCCAAGATGAGGGAGTTGAGGATTCACACCGCACCCGTGGTTAATGATTCAAGTAAACTAATTGGTGTAATAGATTACAGGGATTTACTAAGGAGGAAGGCTCCTCTCGGGTCAAGGGCATCCTCAGTAATGCTTCCACCCCACTCAATAAGCCTCAACAGTGATATTGATAATGTTGTTAGGAAGTTCTACGAAACTAGGCTTAGGGAGTACCCTGTTATTGATAATAATGGTAAGTTAATCGGCATATTAACTAGGAGCAGATTACTCACAGCCATAAAGGATCAATTACCGGCTAACGCTAAGGTTGGGGATTACATGACTAAGCCAGTCCTAACAATAACCCCGAGCGATAATGTTGCTAAGGCTAGGTGGCTAATGATCAAGCACGGTATTAGTAGGTTACCTGTGGTTGATGGTAATAGGCTAGTTGGGGTGGTGTCGTTAACAGACTTAATTGAGAAAATATACTACGTATCAATGCCCAGGAGATCTAGGAGGGGTGACTTCTCGGGCGAAGAGGAGTTCCTGGCCGCGCCAGTGAGTAGTATAATGACTACTCAGGTTTACTCCATAGGTTCCGATAAGCCATTAACCAAGGCCGTGGATTTGATGGTCAGTAAGGGTGTTACAGGCTTAATAGTAACGGATGATGGCGGGGTTGTTGGTGTATTATCAGGCAGTGACGTGCTTAAGGCCTACATGGACTCTAAGAAAATAATCCTCCCTATTCAAGCTAGGATAGAGATTAATAATGATGCTAAACCATTAATAGAGAAGGTGATTAATAATCACTTAGAGAAGATTAGTAAGCTGGTTAATGTGGTTGATTTTAAGGTTGACATAAGGGCCAGGGACTCTGGGAAGAGGTATGAGGTCACTGTGAGGCTTAAGGATGATAAGGAACTCCACACAGCCACAGCCGAGGATAGGGATCCGGTGAGCGCCATTAGGGAGGCTATGGATAAGATAATGCAAAGCATAATTAAGAACGTATCCAAGGCTAGGGACACTAAAAGGAGGAGTAGAATCCAGGAGTAA
- the carA gene encoding glutamine-hydrolyzing carbamoyl-phosphate synthase small subunit yields the protein MRYKERYLVLADGSVYRGYAFGADSETVGEVVFTTANVGYPESLTDPSYKGQILVFTSPLIGNYGVSKEQWESDSIQVNGVVIFDLTKPSHYTSIMSLDEWLRNQDVPGIFRVDTRALTIRLREQGVIMGAIVDDPGRGMSMINEAPSYDSINFVKLVSPQSPITYGGEDPCIGIIDCGVKLGIVRELVSRGVEVIRYPCLMWRRALDECDGVLISNGPGNPMLLTELTSLVDDVVKDRKPTLGICLGHQVVALGMGARLFKMRYGHRAINKPVLDLVRNRVYVTTHNHGYAVDPSTLSGTGLKVWAIQPDDGTVEGLYHEKLPILTTQFHPEARPGPVDTRWIFDKFISVVKGESGWM from the coding sequence ATGAGGTACAAGGAACGCTACCTAGTGCTTGCCGATGGTAGTGTTTACAGGGGTTACGCCTTTGGTGCGGATTCAGAAACCGTGGGTGAAGTCGTGTTCACCACGGCTAATGTAGGTTACCCAGAGTCCTTAACCGACCCATCCTATAAGGGTCAAATACTGGTTTTCACAAGCCCATTAATAGGTAATTACGGGGTTTCAAAGGAACAGTGGGAGAGTGACTCAATTCAAGTCAACGGCGTCGTGATCTTTGACTTAACTAAACCAAGCCACTACACATCAATAATGAGCCTCGATGAGTGGCTTAGGAACCAGGATGTTCCAGGTATTTTCAGGGTTGATACCAGGGCATTAACAATAAGGCTTAGGGAGCAGGGGGTCATAATGGGTGCTATAGTTGATGACCCAGGGAGAGGCATGAGTATGATTAATGAGGCCCCATCCTACGATTCAATAAACTTCGTTAAACTGGTCTCACCTCAAAGCCCAATCACCTATGGGGGTGAGGACCCATGCATAGGCATTATTGACTGCGGTGTTAAGCTAGGTATAGTTAGGGAATTGGTTAGTAGGGGTGTTGAGGTTATTCGCTACCCATGCCTAATGTGGAGGAGGGCGCTTGATGAGTGTGATGGCGTGTTAATAAGTAATGGCCCAGGTAACCCCATGCTTTTAACCGAATTAACAAGCCTAGTGGATGATGTTGTTAAGGATCGTAAACCAACACTCGGCATATGCTTGGGTCATCAAGTGGTGGCCCTTGGAATGGGGGCTAGGTTATTTAAAATGAGGTACGGGCATAGGGCTATTAATAAACCCGTCCTCGACTTGGTTAGGAATAGGGTGTATGTAACAACGCATAATCACGGCTACGCAGTGGATCCATCAACACTAAGCGGTACTGGGCTTAAGGTTTGGGCCATTCAGCCTGATGATGGTACAGTGGAGGGTCTTTACCATGAGAAGTTACCAATATTAACAACCCAATTCCACCCTGAGGCTAGACCAGGCCCAGTGGATACTAGGTGGATTTTCGATAAGTTCATTAGTGTTGTTAAGGGTGAATCAGGTTGGATGTGA